In the Aneurinibacillus soli genome, one interval contains:
- the spoIIR gene encoding stage II sporulation protein R, whose translation MKRVITKKFLYIAFVLIVIMMNWEGQRDAFALVAKQTVPEESIRLRILANSDAPEDQQLKRHVRDRVIESVKQWSSEAENADNARVIISNHLPELQGVVKRTIQEEGYSYPASVELRATDFPTKMYGTQVFPAGQYEAVRIAIGNAEGQNWWCVLFPPLCFTDISNGDTTSSKTASADKADAKDKQRVEVRFFLLDWLTQLFA comes from the coding sequence ATGAAAAGAGTCATTACGAAAAAATTTCTTTATATAGCATTCGTACTTATTGTCATCATGATGAATTGGGAAGGCCAGAGGGATGCATTTGCTCTTGTTGCGAAACAGACTGTGCCGGAAGAATCGATTCGTCTACGGATTCTCGCGAACAGTGATGCGCCGGAAGATCAGCAACTCAAGCGTCATGTGCGTGACCGGGTGATTGAATCGGTGAAACAGTGGTCATCAGAAGCGGAGAATGCAGATAATGCACGTGTTATCATCAGCAATCACTTGCCGGAGCTACAGGGAGTTGTAAAGCGTACCATTCAAGAGGAAGGGTACAGTTACCCAGCTTCTGTTGAACTGCGTGCGACGGATTTTCCGACAAAAATGTACGGCACGCAAGTATTCCCTGCCGGACAGTACGAGGCAGTGCGTATCGCAATCGGCAATGCCGAAGGACAAAACTGGTGGTGTGTGCTGTTCCCGCCACTCTGCTTCACAGATATATCGAACGGAGATACGACATCTTCTAAAACAGCCTCCGCTGATAAGGCGGATGCAAAGGATAAACAGCGAGTAGAGGTCCGATTCTTCCTGCTCGACTGGCTGACTCAGTTATTTGCCTGA
- a CDS encoding L-threonylcarbamoyladenylate synthase gives MQTKYWNVDNYVDDLIDCPQVREAALLLRANELIAFPTETVYGLGGNGLVDETVEKIYTAKGRPSDNPLILHIADRGQLVDIVEYVPPLAEALMEAFWPGPLTLVLPKKPGVAMRASAGLDTVAVRMPDHPVADALIRAAGVPVAAPSANVSGRPSPTTGRHVQEDLDGRIAGILDGGPTGIGVESTVVDTTGDVPLILRPGGITAEQIAEIIGEVAVDPGLLGDGSAAPRSPGMKYRHYAPEGEMWLVEEPDMRIRLVQAVERAKQEGRRVGVLTTEESTTAYPGADVVLACGQRADLISVARQLYDVLRRFDQEQVDVIFSETFPYTGVGAAVMNRLVKAAGGKYL, from the coding sequence ATACAGACAAAATATTGGAATGTGGATAATTATGTGGATGACTTGATAGATTGTCCACAAGTACGCGAGGCCGCGTTGCTCCTGCGTGCAAATGAGTTGATCGCCTTCCCGACCGAGACTGTATATGGTCTGGGTGGAAATGGACTTGTGGATGAAACGGTAGAAAAAATTTATACAGCGAAAGGTAGACCGAGTGACAATCCACTCATTCTGCATATTGCCGACCGTGGACAACTTGTGGATATTGTTGAATATGTGCCGCCGCTTGCGGAAGCGCTTATGGAAGCATTCTGGCCGGGCCCACTTACATTGGTGTTGCCCAAGAAACCAGGCGTGGCGATGCGTGCGTCTGCCGGACTGGATACGGTAGCGGTACGGATGCCGGATCATCCGGTGGCCGACGCCCTCATTCGAGCAGCGGGAGTTCCGGTAGCGGCTCCGAGCGCCAATGTATCAGGCCGACCAAGCCCGACAACGGGACGACATGTACAGGAAGATCTGGATGGTCGGATTGCAGGAATTCTCGATGGCGGTCCGACCGGGATCGGCGTGGAGTCAACTGTAGTGGATACAACCGGTGATGTGCCACTTATTCTGCGGCCAGGCGGCATTACCGCCGAACAGATTGCAGAGATTATCGGAGAGGTAGCAGTGGACCCGGGGTTGCTTGGTGATGGTTCGGCTGCACCGCGGTCACCAGGGATGAAATACCGCCACTATGCGCCGGAAGGGGAGATGTGGTTGGTGGAAGAACCAGACATGCGTATACGCTTAGTACAGGCTGTGGAGCGGGCAAAGCAGGAAGGCAGGCGGGTTGGTGTGCTGACAACAGAGGAATCCACTACGGCTTATCCGGGCGCAGATGTTGTGCTGGCTTGTGGGCAGCGGGCTGACTTGATCTCAGTAGCTCGTCAGTTGTATGATGTGCTGCGCCGCTTTGACCAGGAACAGGTAGATGTGATTTTCAGCGAAACATTCCCTTACACGGGTGTAGGGGCAGCGGTCATGAACCGCCTTGTAAAAGCGGCCGGCGGAAAATATCTATAA
- a CDS encoding manganese efflux pump MntP, whose product MDAFSLGIGMGMGGIRLLTIAKVSLTIGVFHIVMPLIGIALGIFLTSYMGNVATYIGGLVLIILGLHMLWNGFFGKERNPVMKTTFWGVALFSFSVSIDALSVGFSFGLFRVNVFLAVLIFGVMGAVLAASGLLLGRRVGSWLGEYSEIFGALILVAFGLKFLL is encoded by the coding sequence ATGGACGCGTTTTCGCTTGGAATCGGGATGGGGATGGGCGGCATTCGTTTGCTTACGATTGCGAAAGTCAGTTTGACGATTGGTGTGTTTCATATTGTGATGCCGCTGATCGGGATCGCATTGGGCATTTTTCTCACGTCCTATATGGGAAATGTGGCGACCTACATCGGTGGACTGGTTCTGATTATTCTTGGTCTGCATATGTTGTGGAACGGTTTCTTCGGTAAGGAGAGGAATCCGGTTATGAAGACAACCTTCTGGGGGGTTGCGTTGTTTAGTTTTAGTGTAAGCATCGACGCGCTTTCTGTTGGGTTTTCGTTTGGATTGTTCCGGGTGAATGTTTTTCTCGCGGTGCTAATTTTTGGCGTGATGGGGGCTGTACTTGCAGCTAGTGGGCTTCTGCTCGGTCGCCGTGTCGGAAGCTGGCTTGGTGAGTACAGCGAGATTTTTGGTGCACTTATTCTGGTAGCCTTCGGGCTCAAGTTTTTATTATAG